A stretch of Streptococcus chenjunshii DNA encodes these proteins:
- the folK gene encoding 2-amino-4-hydroxy-6-hydroxymethyldihydropteridine diphosphokinase, which translates to MTVVYLSLGSNVGERKAYLNQAVSLLNSLQGTRITKCSSLYETAPWGKIDQADFLNLCCELETALSPQNLLLSCQKIERDLGRVRHEHWGPRTIDIDILLYGRSVITEDNLQVPHPFMTERAFVLLPLEEIAPHLTVNGAELRTYITALDSTAVKKIDAD; encoded by the coding sequence ATGACTGTTGTTTATTTAAGCTTAGGCAGCAATGTGGGCGAACGAAAAGCTTATCTTAATCAGGCGGTGTCGTTGCTCAACTCTCTGCAGGGTACACGGATCACTAAGTGTTCATCGCTGTACGAAACCGCACCTTGGGGAAAAATAGATCAAGCCGACTTTCTCAATCTGTGCTGTGAACTTGAAACAGCATTAAGTCCTCAGAATTTGTTGCTTTCCTGCCAAAAAATTGAAAGGGATTTAGGACGTGTGAGGCATGAACACTGGGGGCCGCGGACAATCGATATCGACATACTGCTTTACGGTCGTTCTGTCATCACCGAAGATAATCTTCAGGTGCCTCATCCTTTTATGACAGAAAGAGCTTTTGTGCTGCTGCCTTTAGAGGAGATCGCCCCCCATCTGACTGTAAATGGCGCAGAACTCCGGACTTATATAACAGCTTTGGATTCGACAGCTGTTAAAAAAATAGATGCGGATTGA
- the folB gene encoding dihydroneopterin aldolase, producing MDKIYLQGCRFYGYHGAFAEEQKLGQIFVVDCTLSLDLGRASQTDRLEDTVHYGMVFDCIKKHVEEEKYRLLEKLGGVIIADILQQFAAVQAVKLTINKENPPINGHYTAVGIELERSRP from the coding sequence ATGGATAAAATATATTTACAGGGCTGCCGTTTTTACGGCTATCATGGAGCTTTTGCCGAAGAACAAAAGTTAGGGCAGATTTTTGTCGTTGACTGTACGCTGTCTCTTGATTTGGGAAGAGCGTCTCAAACAGACCGATTGGAAGATACGGTACATTACGGTATGGTTTTTGACTGCATTAAAAAACATGTGGAAGAGGAAAAATACCGTCTTCTTGAGAAGCTTGGCGGGGTTATTATTGCTGATATTTTACAGCAGTTTGCAGCAGTACAGGCTGTAAAACTCACCATTAATAAGGAAAATCCTCCCATCAACGGTCATTATACTGCTGTAGGGATTGAGTTGGAACGGAGCCGGCCATGA
- the folP gene encoding dihydropteroate synthase — MKIGCHKIAGEACIMGVLNVTPDSFSDGGDYLDIPAALEQVQKMLDAGAAVIDIGGESTRPGADFVTAAEEMSRVLPIIRAVKENFDCLVSIDSYKSETARAALEAGADILNDVWAGLYDSQMLPLAAQNNVPIILMHNQEKESYDNIIQDVCRFLADRAQAALAAGVLRENIWLDPGFGFAKNAEQNLELLRGLDQVCQLGYPVLFGVSRKRLVDHLLGGHTQPFERDAATAGLSAWAIQKGCRMVRVHNVEANRDIVTAISRLSFGIHNRES, encoded by the coding sequence ATGAAAATCGGTTGTCATAAAATTGCAGGTGAAGCCTGTATTATGGGTGTTTTAAATGTTACGCCCGATTCTTTTTCTGATGGAGGAGATTATTTAGATATTCCTGCAGCACTTGAGCAGGTGCAGAAAATGCTGGATGCAGGTGCTGCAGTTATTGATATCGGCGGTGAATCGACAAGGCCGGGAGCTGATTTTGTGACAGCAGCAGAAGAGATGAGCCGGGTTTTGCCAATTATCAGGGCTGTCAAGGAAAATTTTGACTGTCTTGTCAGCATTGACAGCTACAAAAGCGAGACAGCCCGAGCTGCTCTGGAAGCCGGTGCCGATATTTTGAACGATGTCTGGGCCGGTCTTTATGACAGCCAGATGCTGCCTTTGGCTGCTCAGAATAATGTTCCTATCATTCTAATGCATAATCAGGAAAAAGAAAGTTACGATAATATCATACAAGATGTTTGCCGTTTTCTGGCTGATCGGGCACAGGCTGCTTTAGCGGCCGGAGTCCTCAGGGAAAATATCTGGCTTGACCCCGGTTTTGGCTTTGCCAAAAATGCTGAACAGAACCTTGAACTGTTGAGAGGTTTGGATCAAGTTTGTCAGCTTGGTTATCCGGTACTTTTTGGGGTTTCCCGCAAGCGGCTGGTTGATCATCTTTTAGGCGGTCATACACAGCCTTTTGAACGGGATGCAGCAACAGCTGGTCTTTCAGCCTGGGCCATACAAAAAGGCTGCCGCATGGTGCGAGTCCACAATGTAGAGGCTAATCGCGATATCGTTACGGCCATCAGCCGTTTGTCTTTTGGGATTCACAATAGAGAAAGCTGA
- the folE gene encoding GTP cyclohydrolase I FolE: MFNQKKAEEAVYQLLLALGEDPEREGLVETPKRVAKMYQEMFAGLNEEPKEQFTAFFTEAHEEIVLVKDIPFYSMCEHHLIPFYGSAHVAYLPSQGRITGLSKLARAVEVASKRPQLQERLTEQVASALDEALNPQGVLVMVEAEHLCMSMRGIKKPGSKTVTLAAKGIFEKEFQKRQEALSLMRQ; encoded by the coding sequence ATGTTTAACCAAAAAAAAGCGGAAGAGGCTGTTTATCAGCTATTGTTGGCCTTAGGTGAAGATCCTGAACGTGAAGGGCTGGTTGAAACACCGAAACGTGTTGCTAAAATGTATCAGGAAATGTTTGCCGGTCTGAATGAAGAACCTAAAGAGCAATTTACAGCCTTTTTTACTGAAGCTCATGAGGAAATCGTTTTGGTCAAGGATATTCCTTTCTATTCTATGTGCGAACACCATCTTATTCCTTTTTATGGGAGCGCTCATGTAGCTTATCTGCCCAGTCAGGGGCGGATAACCGGTTTAAGTAAACTGGCACGGGCAGTAGAAGTTGCCAGCAAACGTCCGCAGCTTCAGGAACGTTTGACAGAACAAGTTGCTTCTGCACTTGATGAGGCTTTAAACCCTCAGGGAGTTCTGGTTATGGTTGAGGCTGAGCATCTGTGTATGAGTATGCGCGGTATTAAAAAACCAGGCAGTAAGACAGTGACTTTAGCAGCAAAAGGTATTTTTGAAAAGGAGTTCCAAAAACGGCAGGAAGCCCTTTCTTTGATGCGGCAGTAA
- a CDS encoding bifunctional folylpolyglutamate synthase/dihydrofolate synthase, with product MQYIEALNWVQSKLKFGIKPGLERMAWILNELGNPQNKLAAVHVVGTNGKGSTVSYLQHIFSLSGYEVGTFTSPYIIDFRERISLNGQMIAKEDFVNLVENVKPIVERLPLETDLEAATEFEVITVLMFEYFGHVHPVDIAFIEAGLGGLYDSTNVFKPLAVICPSIGLDHQSILGATYKAIAEQKVGVLKPDVPLIFAADRADVQAVFYHKAGLTNSPVYQAGKDFQSVWHGDSFTYCGLSVELDNLYLGLPGRHQAVNASLAVTAALLLQKRYPQVSLELIRKALAQTKWPGRTEFILPNVLLDGAHNRESITVLRDFVTSFSNQNIHILFAAVSDKPVEAMLELLETLGTVQVTQFYYPKALSLEDYPDKYERVTDWQLWMQKIKRQSKEDFYLITGSLYFISQVRQYLLSTKAI from the coding sequence ATGCAGTATATCGAGGCTTTAAATTGGGTACAGTCTAAGCTGAAATTTGGAATTAAGCCAGGCTTAGAGCGGATGGCTTGGATTTTGAACGAACTGGGCAATCCTCAAAATAAGTTAGCAGCAGTGCATGTCGTTGGGACTAATGGGAAAGGATCTACTGTCAGTTATCTGCAGCATATTTTTAGTTTGTCCGGCTATGAGGTGGGAACTTTTACCTCCCCCTATATTATTGATTTTCGTGAACGCATCAGTCTGAATGGACAGATGATAGCGAAAGAAGACTTTGTGAATCTGGTTGAAAATGTTAAACCGATTGTTGAACGCCTGCCTTTGGAGACCGATTTGGAGGCTGCCACAGAATTTGAAGTGATTACAGTGCTAATGTTTGAATATTTTGGACATGTGCATCCTGTTGATATTGCTTTTATTGAAGCGGGGCTTGGCGGACTGTATGACTCTACTAATGTCTTTAAACCTTTAGCGGTAATATGTCCATCGATTGGGTTGGATCATCAGTCCATTCTAGGCGCTACTTATAAAGCAATTGCGGAACAGAAAGTTGGTGTGTTAAAACCAGATGTTCCCTTAATTTTTGCTGCCGACCGTGCTGATGTTCAAGCGGTTTTTTATCATAAAGCCGGATTGACAAACAGTCCGGTCTATCAGGCCGGTAAGGATTTTCAAAGCGTGTGGCATGGTGATTCTTTTACTTATTGCGGTCTTTCTGTAGAGCTTGACAATCTTTATTTGGGGCTTCCGGGCCGTCATCAGGCGGTTAATGCCAGCCTTGCTGTCACCGCTGCTTTGCTGCTGCAAAAGCGCTATCCTCAAGTAAGCTTAGAATTGATTAGAAAAGCGCTGGCACAGACAAAATGGCCTGGACGTACAGAGTTTATTTTGCCCAATGTCTTGCTTGATGGAGCGCATAATAGGGAGAGTATTACTGTTTTAAGAGATTTTGTCACATCATTTTCGAATCAAAATATTCACATTTTGTTTGCGGCTGTCAGTGATAAACCCGTTGAAGCTATGTTGGAGCTGCTTGAGACGTTAGGTACAGTGCAGGTCACTCAATTTTATTATCCTAAAGCCTTGAGTTTAGAGGATTACCCTGATAAGTATGAGCGGGTTACAGACTGGCAGCTGTGGATGCAGAAGATTAAAAGGCAAAGTAAAGAAGATTTTTACCTTATTACAGGTTCCCTTTATTTTATTTCTCAAGTACGGCAGTACCTTTTGTCAACTAAAGCTATTTAA
- the thrB gene encoding homoserine kinase: MKITVPATSANLGPGFDSVGIALSKYLSIDVLGEAPAWEVIHDLGASVPADESNLLVKAALKVKSDLPPQRLKMHSDIPLARGLGSSSSAIVAGIELANQLAGLHLTADEKLEIATAIEGHPDNVAPAIFGNLVISSCFDQAVSSIAADFPENCSFIAFIPDYELKTSDSRHVLPQEMSYKEAVTASSVANLALAGLLTGDLVKAGKAIESDLFHERFRQPLVKEFEAIKHLGQTEGAYATYLSGAGPTVMLLIPKEKEAALYSGLQSLGFAGEISVLQVDRQGVLAEKD; encoded by the coding sequence ATGAAAATTACTGTACCAGCCACCAGTGCTAATTTGGGTCCGGGGTTTGATTCTGTTGGTATCGCTCTTTCAAAGTATTTGTCGATTGACGTTTTAGGAGAAGCTCCTGCTTGGGAAGTTATCCATGATTTAGGGGCATCTGTTCCAGCTGATGAAAGCAATCTGCTGGTTAAGGCAGCTCTGAAAGTTAAAAGTGACCTGCCGCCGCAGCGTTTAAAGATGCATTCTGATATCCCTTTAGCCCGAGGTTTGGGATCATCAAGTTCAGCAATTGTTGCTGGTATTGAGCTGGCAAATCAGTTAGCCGGGCTGCATCTGACTGCTGATGAGAAACTTGAGATAGCCACCGCAATTGAGGGCCACCCTGATAATGTAGCTCCGGCTATTTTTGGCAATCTTGTTATTTCCAGCTGTTTTGATCAGGCAGTCAGCAGTATTGCTGCGGATTTTCCAGAGAACTGTTCGTTTATCGCTTTCATTCCTGATTATGAATTAAAAACCAGCGACAGCCGTCATGTTCTTCCTCAGGAAATGTCTTATAAGGAAGCTGTTACGGCAAGTTCTGTTGCCAACCTTGCACTTGCCGGTCTTTTGACTGGCGACTTGGTCAAAGCAGGGAAGGCCATTGAGTCTGATCTATTTCATGAGCGCTTTCGCCAGCCTCTGGTCAAAGAATTTGAAGCTATTAAACATTTAGGCCAGACAGAGGGTGCTTATGCTACCTATTTGTCAGGTGCGGGGCCTACAGTCATGCTGCTAATTCCTAAAGAAAAAGAGGCTGCTTTGTACTCTGGATTACAGTCTTTGGGATTTGCCGGCGAGATTTCTGTTTTACAGGTTGACAGACAAGGCGTTTTGGCCGAAAAGGACTAG
- a CDS encoding homoserine dehydrogenase — MAVKIGLLGFGTVASGIPFLLKENEEKIVAAARDDIEIAKVLVKDDEEKDRLIAAGNDYHFVTDVTEITEDPTIAIVVELMGRIEPAKTFITAALQSGKHVVTANKDLLAVHGSELRAIAEEHGAALYYEAAVAGGIPILRTLANSLTSDKVTRILGVLNGTSNFMMTQMVEAGWTYEAALAKAQELGYAESDPTNDVEGIDAAYKAVILSQFGFGMTIDFDQVLHQGISTITPDDVAVAQELGYVIKLVGDVQETPSGIAAEVSPTFLPKAHPLASVNGVMNAVFVESIGIGESMYYGPGAGQKPTATSVVADIIRIARRLHDGNVGKSFNEFVRETKTAHPSDVKSPYYFAINTPDKRGQLLRLAQIFNSEAISFGQVLQQRANGDTARVVIITHSLSKTQLANVTEKLGEVTDFEVLNIFKVLGE, encoded by the coding sequence ATGGCTGTTAAGATTGGTCTGCTTGGTTTTGGCACGGTTGCCAGCGGTATCCCTTTTTTATTGAAAGAAAATGAGGAAAAGATTGTTGCAGCAGCGAGAGATGATATTGAGATTGCTAAGGTTTTGGTTAAAGATGACGAAGAAAAAGACCGCTTGATAGCTGCTGGAAATGACTATCACTTTGTAACAGATGTTACTGAGATTACAGAAGATCCGACTATTGCAATAGTCGTTGAACTGATGGGGCGCATTGAGCCAGCAAAAACCTTTATTACGGCAGCGCTTCAGTCAGGTAAGCATGTGGTAACAGCAAATAAGGATCTTTTGGCGGTGCACGGCAGTGAATTGCGGGCTATTGCTGAGGAACATGGAGCAGCACTTTATTATGAAGCGGCTGTTGCCGGCGGTATTCCTATATTGCGGACTCTGGCAAACTCTCTGACTTCAGACAAAGTCACTCGCATTCTCGGTGTTCTCAACGGGACTTCTAATTTTATGATGACCCAAATGGTGGAAGCTGGCTGGACTTATGAAGCAGCCTTAGCGAAAGCTCAGGAATTGGGTTATGCAGAGAGTGATCCGACCAATGATGTCGAAGGCATTGATGCCGCCTATAAAGCAGTTATTCTCAGTCAGTTTGGGTTTGGTATGACGATTGATTTTGATCAGGTGCTGCATCAGGGGATTTCAACAATTACCCCAGATGATGTTGCAGTTGCCCAAGAGTTAGGCTATGTGATTAAACTGGTCGGCGATGTCCAAGAAACGCCTTCAGGGATTGCGGCTGAGGTTTCTCCGACTTTCTTGCCAAAAGCTCATCCGCTAGCCAGTGTCAATGGCGTAATGAATGCCGTCTTTGTTGAATCTATCGGAATCGGGGAGTCTATGTACTATGGACCGGGTGCAGGACAAAAACCGACAGCGACTTCTGTTGTTGCTGATATTATCAGGATTGCCCGCCGCCTTCATGATGGGAATGTTGGCAAATCCTTTAATGAATTTGTCCGTGAAACAAAAACTGCCCATCCTTCTGATGTGAAATCACCTTATTACTTTGCCATTAATACACCGGATAAGAGGGGACAGCTGCTTCGTCTGGCGCAGATTTTTAACTCAGAGGCTATCTCTTTTGGCCAAGTGCTGCAGCAACGGGCCAATGGGGATACAGCGCGTGTAGTCATCATTACCCACTCGCTGAGTAAAACGCAGCTGGCCAATGTAACTGAAAAACTTGGAGAAGTGACAGACTTTGAAGTGCTGAATATCTTCAAGGTGTTGGGAGAATAA
- a CDS encoding polysaccharide deacetylase family protein, whose protein sequence is MGKQPPQKKKLWTIFNIILICLCSLALGMLLLTFKSSQSSNMTNNQDKKSSHRQSKNEAESKKQAAPEKSSDISWIPQETEISVPILMYHAVHVMDPSEAASANLIVDPSVFEEHIKRLAEEGYYFLSPEEAYKALTENSLPNNNAKIVWLTFDDGNADFYTVAYPILKKYQAKATNNIITDYVAKASPANLTLDQMLEMKENGMSFQSHTVSHPNLAASSPEKQAYELAEAKTYLDQTLSQDTIAIAYPSGKYNQTTLDTAKKSYKLGITTNEGLASIGDGLLSLDRIRILPTTTPENLLSTIQN, encoded by the coding sequence ATGGGAAAACAGCCGCCGCAAAAAAAGAAACTTTGGACTATTTTCAATATTATACTGATTTGTCTTTGCAGCCTCGCTTTGGGGATGCTTCTGCTGACTTTTAAATCAAGTCAGTCCAGCAATATGACGAATAACCAAGACAAAAAGTCCAGTCACAGACAGTCAAAAAATGAAGCAGAGTCTAAAAAACAGGCTGCCCCTGAAAAAAGTTCAGATATCAGCTGGATTCCTCAGGAAACAGAAATTTCTGTCCCTATCCTGATGTATCATGCTGTTCATGTTATGGACCCCTCTGAGGCAGCCAGCGCTAATCTGATTGTTGATCCAAGCGTTTTTGAAGAGCATATCAAACGTCTGGCTGAAGAAGGGTATTATTTTTTAAGTCCTGAAGAAGCCTATAAAGCACTGACAGAAAACAGCCTGCCCAATAATAACGCCAAAATTGTTTGGCTGACCTTTGATGATGGCAATGCAGATTTTTATACGGTTGCTTACCCTATTTTAAAAAAATATCAGGCTAAAGCAACCAATAATATCATTACCGACTATGTTGCCAAAGCATCTCCTGCCAATCTGACATTAGATCAGATGCTGGAAATGAAAGAAAACGGTATGTCTTTTCAGTCCCACACGGTCAGTCATCCCAACCTTGCTGCCAGCAGCCCAGAAAAACAAGCCTATGAACTGGCTGAAGCCAAAACATATTTAGATCAGACGCTCTCTCAGGATACAATCGCTATAGCCTATCCTTCAGGGAAATATAATCAGACTACGCTCGATACAGCTAAAAAATCTTACAAACTGGGAATCACAACCAATGAAGGCTTAGCTTCGATCGGTGATGGCTTGCTTTCACTTGACCGTATCCGTATTCTCCCGACAACTACCCCGGAAAATCTTCTTAGCACAATACAAAATTGA
- a CDS encoding flavodoxin, which translates to MSRTIILYFSNTNHTKKVAEEMAATLGADLFRILPEIPYSAADLDWNNPSSRANQEQNDPQIRPAYQGSLPDIDSYDTIIIGHPIWWGTPPQLILSVLEDLPLTGKTVLPFATSGGSGYNQSQMVMSELAGSSVKNGRVLSSPATVKSWLQSNALL; encoded by the coding sequence ATGTCGAGAACAATTATTCTCTATTTTTCAAACACCAATCATACTAAAAAAGTTGCCGAAGAAATGGCTGCTACACTTGGGGCAGACCTTTTCCGGATTTTACCTGAGATACCTTACAGTGCCGCAGATCTTGATTGGAATAATCCAAGCAGCCGGGCTAATCAGGAGCAAAATGACCCGCAGATCCGGCCGGCTTATCAAGGTTCGTTGCCGGATATCGATTCTTATGATACCATCATTATTGGCCATCCGATTTGGTGGGGGACACCACCTCAGCTGATTTTATCTGTACTTGAAGATTTACCTCTGACGGGGAAAACGGTGCTCCCCTTTGCAACTTCCGGAGGTTCCGGCTACAATCAGTCGCAAATGGTTATGAGTGAACTGGCTGGTTCATCTGTCAAAAACGGCCGTGTTCTTTCTAGCCCGGCCACAGTCAAATCTTGGCTGCAGTCTAATGCTTTGCTGTAA